From a region of the Chloroflexota bacterium genome:
- a CDS encoding S8 family serine peptidase encodes MPKLRPLILLLLLVGLGLYPNQAPIATGAMAHSALGQTKLLLPQSANNQRQQVQQAGGRLLVEYPSMSLWQVPDQQLARLDSAVLNFARPDFDQLALRGLTLDTRQAQTELNIPQHLRQTRSAGEQYWLVQFIGPVKDQWLEQLTAIGLEISIAMPQNGFLVWGDAAELAALDQLATTSPIIQWTGAYHPMYRLAPSLRDLRVADQQLLDVTIQYHNGAQAEQTLALIQQQASQIYWQPSTILRFKTLSAQLPVAALHTLAQRPDIYNLEPWVAPEMLDEAQNQIMAGNIVQQNGKIEPSGPGYLAWLASKGFPTDPAAYPIVDIVDSGLDAGLLTQGLHPDGYYLGNPQAAPRISYINNCTSDALGDDYGGHGSLNVGIVGGYNAAAGFPYEDANGYQFGLGVSPYGRLAATKIFTRGGRHSLARCYDQVQGIVAASYASGAHITSNSWGAGSSSDYSATSQAYDAMTRDASPQNFGNQEMLHIVAAGNSGPSLATLGAPATAKNVLTVGATENVRDQGVVDRCNWATADNADDLAQFSSRGPTLDQRAKPDLVAPGIHVQAGASQASGFHGLSVCGLPMYYPANQTLYTWSSGTSHATPAVAGAASLVYEYYGRVWKPNRIPSPAMIKAVLVNTPRYLAAPAVDAGGTLPTNHQGWGGLNLGQTFDQTSRILYDQITPLTESGTSYQFTATVTDTSKPVQISLVWTDAPGSTTGAAYINNLDLEVTINGQSYRGNVFDGAFSVSGGSADVRNNVENIFLPAGLSGQLEIRVLATAINGDGIPNNTDPTDQDFALVVYNASATSGVLLKPDLSVIDDQTGNANGVIDPGETVEITIPIHNAGASTAEAVVGELSVLSGNVTISSASVNYGNIASNTTSQGQRYVITVPLAQSCGSPIVLQQRITAANATPLNSDSRYSVGRYLSNPISTTLAYQGPSISVPDNQPSGVNLPISLNQALIIADLDVEITVEHPFVSDLAIRLLAPNGKTLILAEEDGGSGVNFTRTIFDSSAEQSITLVNETSAPFSGRYRPQESLNYLYGDQAQGVWQLNVADQTGGQDVSLALGYRLVFKTDVWQCQPTNLAVAGPTELPALSTGSFTATLASDPTGVQYAWDFGDGTFASGAAVEHRYQQAGNYQIRLTVSNAVGSISAIRLINVSGTRSIYVPLVWQQR; translated from the coding sequence ATGCCTAAGTTACGGCCTTTAATCCTGCTATTGCTGCTGGTTGGGCTGGGTTTGTATCCCAATCAAGCGCCGATTGCCACCGGGGCGATGGCGCATTCGGCCTTGGGACAGACCAAATTGTTGCTGCCCCAAAGCGCCAATAACCAACGCCAACAAGTGCAACAAGCAGGCGGTCGTTTATTAGTCGAATATCCGAGCATGAGTTTGTGGCAAGTGCCCGATCAACAGCTTGCCCGTTTAGATAGCGCTGTATTGAATTTTGCACGGCCTGATTTTGATCAACTTGCGTTGCGTGGGCTGACGCTGGACACTCGCCAAGCCCAAACTGAGCTAAATATTCCCCAGCATTTGCGTCAAACGCGCAGTGCTGGCGAGCAATATTGGTTGGTACAGTTTATTGGTCCAGTCAAAGATCAATGGTTAGAACAATTAACCGCAATCGGCCTTGAAATTAGCATTGCAATGCCCCAAAATGGCTTTTTGGTCTGGGGCGACGCTGCCGAGTTAGCAGCGCTTGATCAGCTTGCGACAACCAGCCCAATTATTCAATGGACTGGGGCTTATCATCCAATGTATCGACTTGCGCCAAGTTTGCGTGATTTGCGCGTGGCTGATCAACAGTTGCTTGACGTAACAATTCAATATCATAACGGAGCGCAGGCTGAACAAACCTTGGCCTTGATTCAACAGCAGGCTAGCCAAATTTACTGGCAACCCAGCACGATCTTGCGATTCAAAACGCTATCGGCGCAACTACCAGTCGCAGCATTGCATACACTGGCGCAACGACCAGATATTTACAACCTTGAGCCATGGGTTGCGCCTGAAATGCTTGATGAAGCTCAAAACCAAATTATGGCTGGCAACATTGTGCAACAGAATGGCAAGATCGAGCCAAGTGGGCCTGGGTATTTGGCGTGGTTGGCGAGTAAAGGCTTTCCAACTGATCCTGCTGCTTATCCAATTGTTGATATCGTTGATAGCGGGCTTGATGCAGGTTTGTTGACCCAAGGTTTGCATCCTGATGGATATTATTTGGGCAATCCACAGGCTGCCCCGCGCATTAGCTATATCAATAATTGTACAAGTGATGCCTTGGGCGACGATTATGGTGGTCATGGCTCGTTAAATGTAGGGATTGTCGGAGGCTATAATGCCGCAGCGGGCTTTCCCTATGAGGATGCCAATGGCTACCAGTTTGGTTTGGGGGTTTCGCCATATGGGCGTTTGGCAGCCACCAAAATTTTTACCCGTGGTGGGCGACACAGTTTGGCGCGTTGTTATGATCAGGTGCAAGGCATCGTGGCCGCGAGTTATGCTTCGGGCGCACACATCACCAGCAATAGTTGGGGCGCTGGTAGTAGCTCCGATTATAGCGCTACTTCCCAAGCCTACGATGCTATGACCCGCGATGCTTCTCCGCAGAACTTTGGCAATCAAGAGATGTTGCATATTGTGGCGGCGGGAAATTCTGGCCCAAGTTTAGCAACCTTGGGCGCTCCTGCTACTGCTAAAAATGTTTTGACGGTTGGAGCGACCGAGAATGTGCGCGATCAAGGCGTGGTTGATCGTTGTAATTGGGCAACTGCTGATAATGCCGATGATCTTGCCCAATTTTCTTCGCGTGGCCCCACCCTTGATCAGCGGGCCAAGCCTGATTTGGTCGCGCCGGGTATTCACGTTCAAGCCGGAGCATCGCAAGCATCGGGGTTTCATGGCTTGAGTGTTTGTGGTTTACCTATGTATTATCCTGCTAACCAAACGCTTTATACCTGGTCGAGCGGCACAAGCCATGCAACGCCAGCAGTGGCCGGAGCGGCCTCATTGGTCTATGAATACTATGGGCGAGTTTGGAAACCAAATCGAATTCCTAGCCCAGCCATGATCAAGGCTGTCTTGGTCAATACCCCACGCTATTTAGCAGCTCCAGCGGTTGATGCTGGGGGAACTTTACCAACAAATCACCAAGGTTGGGGCGGGCTTAATCTAGGCCAAACGTTTGATCAAACCAGCCGCATTTTGTACGATCAAATCACGCCATTAACTGAATCGGGCACAAGCTATCAATTTACTGCGACAGTGACCGATACCAGCAAGCCTGTGCAAATTTCCTTGGTCTGGACTGATGCACCTGGCAGCACCACGGGCGCGGCCTATATCAACAACCTTGATCTTGAGGTCACCATCAATGGCCAGAGCTATCGTGGCAATGTGTTCGATGGGGCGTTTTCAGTTAGCGGCGGCAGTGCTGATGTTCGCAATAATGTAGAAAACATATTTTTGCCAGCTGGGCTAAGTGGCCAACTTGAGATTCGGGTTTTAGCAACAGCAATTAATGGTGATGGCATACCAAACAATACTGATCCGACTGATCAGGATTTTGCCTTGGTGGTCTATAACGCGAGTGCAACATCAGGTGTATTGCTCAAGCCCGATCTCAGTGTAATCGATGATCAAACGGGCAATGCGAATGGCGTGATTGATCCTGGTGAAACAGTCGAAATTACAATTCCTATTCATAATGCTGGGGCTAGCACGGCTGAGGCTGTGGTTGGCGAATTAAGTGTGCTTAGCGGTAACGTGACGATTAGCAGCGCTAGCGTGAATTATGGCAATATTGCCAGCAACACCACCAGCCAAGGTCAACGCTATGTGATTACTGTGCCGTTGGCTCAAAGCTGTGGTAGCCCAATTGTGTTGCAACAGCGCATTACGGCAGCCAACGCCACGCCGCTCAATTCTGATAGCCGTTATTCTGTTGGGCGTTATTTGAGCAACCCCATTTCAACCACCTTGGCCTATCAAGGGCCAAGTATCAGCGTGCCCGATAATCAGCCAAGCGGCGTGAATTTGCCAATCAGCCTAAACCAAGCGCTGATTATTGCCGATCTTGATGTAGAAATAACCGTTGAACATCCCTTTGTTTCTGATTTGGCGATTCGCTTGTTGGCTCCCAATGGCAAGACCTTGATTTTGGCTGAAGAGGATGGCGGCAGTGGAGTCAATTTTACTCGAACCATCTTTGATAGTAGCGCCGAACAATCAATTACGCTGGTAAATGAAACATCGGCTCCATTTAGCGGACGCTATCGTCCGCAAGAATCGCTCAATTATTTGTATGGTGATCAAGCACAAGGGGTTTGGCAGTTGAATGTTGCTGATCAAACTGGTGGGCAGGATGTCAGTTTGGCCTTA
- the mce gene encoding methylmalonyl-CoA epimerase has protein sequence MERLLTRVDHLGLAVHDLDQAIASYRQQLALDAWEIIEMPERHMRVAVGQVGGTLLELIAPTSPDAAFAKFLAERGEGIHHVAYTVEDIDHALETLQAQGVRLIDHQARPGIHGTRIAFIHPKALHGVLTELVEHPKATV, from the coding sequence ATGGAGCGATTGCTCACGCGAGTTGATCATTTGGGCTTGGCTGTGCATGATCTTGATCAAGCGATTGCCAGCTATCGCCAGCAACTCGCGCTTGACGCTTGGGAAATTATCGAGATGCCGGAACGGCATATGCGGGTTGCGGTGGGTCAGGTTGGTGGCACATTACTCGAATTGATTGCCCCAACCAGCCCTGATGCAGCCTTTGCTAAATTTTTGGCTGAGCGCGGCGAGGGTATTCATCATGTGGCCTACACTGTCGAAGATATTGATCATGCGTTAGAAACTTTGCAGGCCCAAGGTGTGCGCTTGATCGATCACCAGGCACGACCTGGAATTCATGGAACTCGGATTGCCTTTATTCACCCCAAAGCCTTGCATGGTGTGTTAACTGAATTGGTTGAACATCCCAAAGCGACAGTCTAA
- a CDS encoding TetR/AcrR family transcriptional regulator: protein MTKKDPQATKAKLLHALIGVIMRDGAANVTLEVIAKAASVSKGGLLHHFPTKESLFQGLLDLAKQAWETCLAGELAKESPDMAGYWCRAYVHASFSQPPEDIQMLHAVRRVVAIYPELFDYWRETYVQTTPAPADDGLTLGRSLTIQLACDSLWFSELIGLPIISAAAQQALYDELLRLTYEP from the coding sequence ATGACGAAGAAAGATCCCCAAGCCACCAAAGCCAAGCTTTTGCATGCCTTGATTGGTGTGATTATGCGTGATGGCGCGGCCAACGTAACCCTAGAAGTGATTGCCAAAGCAGCCAGCGTAAGCAAAGGCGGCTTGTTGCATCATTTTCCAACCAAGGAGAGCTTATTTCAAGGCTTGCTGGATCTCGCCAAACAGGCTTGGGAAACATGTTTAGCCGGAGAATTGGCCAAAGAATCGCCTGACATGGCTGGCTATTGGTGTCGAGCCTACGTGCATGCCAGCTTCAGTCAACCACCGGAAGATATTCAAATGCTGCACGCGGTGCGGCGGGTGGTCGCAATCTATCCTGAGTTATTTGATTATTGGCGCGAGACCTATGTGCAAACCACCCCAGCACCAGCCGATGATGGCTTAACCCTTGGGCGTTCGCTCACCATTCAACTGGCCTGCGATAGCCTATGGTTCAGCGAACTAATTGGTTTGCCAATTATTTCAGCGGCGGCCCAACAGGCGCTTTACGATGAATTATTGAGGTTAACCTATGAGCCTTGA
- a CDS encoding SET domain-containing protein has product MLLVASYLAPSTIHGIGVFAANFIPANTIIWEFNSAVDWRMSADDVAAFPEPYRSAFTAYIYVDDEGYYVLCGDNARYFNHSATPNCDDAGAYTRTLRDIQAGEELTCDYFVFDEITRQHGLEVTSFVRVD; this is encoded by the coding sequence ATGCTGCTCGTTGCTAGCTACCTTGCCCCAAGCACCATCCATGGCATCGGCGTTTTCGCGGCCAACTTTATTCCAGCCAATACAATTATTTGGGAGTTTAATTCAGCAGTCGATTGGCGCATGAGCGCCGATGACGTTGCAGCGTTTCCCGAACCCTATCGCAGCGCCTTCACCGCCTATATTTATGTTGATGATGAAGGATATTATGTGCTGTGTGGTGATAATGCCCGCTATTTCAATCATTCAGCAACGCCCAATTGCGACGATGCGGGAGCCTATACCCGCACCTTGCGCGATATCCAGGCAGGCGAGGAATTGACCTGCGATTATTTTGTGTTCGATGAAATTACCCGCCAGCATGGGCTTGAGGTCACGAGTTTTGTACGTGTTGATTAA
- a CDS encoding citrate synthase, with protein MTNSLTITDNRTGKTYELPIVDGTIRALDLRQIKADAEDFGLMTHDPGFNNTSSCRSSITYIDGDAGILRYRGYPIEQLADSSSYLETAYLILNGELPTKPQLDAWVHEITHRTMVHENIKKLMDGFHFDAHPMGMLISTLSAMSTFYPQAKNIKDPAMRRLQIARLIAKVPTISAYAYRKRMGLPYVYPDNSLSYTGNFLKMMFQRADPYIPDPIMEKALDVLFVLHADHEQNCGTNAMRSVGSSNVDPYSAMAGAAAALYGPLHGGANEQVLRMLQEIGSASNVADYIRRVKDREVLLMGFGHRVYKNYDPRAAIVKKLAYDVFEVVGRNPMIDIALELEKIALEDDYFVSRKLYPNVDFYTGIIYQAMKFPVDMFPVLFAIPRTVGWLAQWDEMHNDKETSIARPRQIYTGYDARDFVPVEKRG; from the coding sequence GTGACTAACAGCTTGACGATCACCGATAATCGTACTGGGAAAACTTACGAATTGCCCATCGTCGATGGCACCATCCGCGCCCTCGACTTACGTCAGATCAAAGCAGATGCCGAAGATTTTGGGCTGATGACCCACGACCCAGGCTTCAATAACACCTCATCATGCCGCAGCTCAATTACCTATATCGACGGCGACGCAGGGATTCTGCGCTATCGCGGCTACCCAATTGAGCAATTGGCTGATAGCAGCAGCTACCTCGAAACCGCCTACTTGATTCTCAATGGTGAATTGCCAACCAAACCGCAACTTGATGCATGGGTCCATGAAATTACCCACCGCACAATGGTGCACGAAAACATCAAGAAGTTGATGGATGGTTTTCACTTTGATGCGCATCCCATGGGGATGTTGATTAGCACGTTGAGTGCGATGTCAACCTTTTATCCTCAAGCCAAAAACATCAAAGATCCAGCAATGCGCCGCTTGCAGATTGCTCGTTTGATTGCTAAAGTGCCAACGATCTCGGCCTATGCCTATCGCAAACGCATGGGCTTGCCCTACGTTTACCCCGATAACTCGTTGAGCTATACTGGCAACTTCTTGAAAATGATGTTCCAACGAGCTGATCCATACATTCCAGACCCAATTATGGAAAAAGCCTTGGATGTCTTGTTCGTTTTGCATGCCGACCACGAGCAAAACTGTGGTACGAATGCCATGCGCTCAGTTGGTAGCTCAAACGTCGATCCCTATTCAGCGATGGCTGGGGCTGCGGCAGCCTTGTATGGCCCGCTGCATGGTGGCGCAAACGAGCAAGTGCTGCGCATGTTGCAAGAAATCGGTTCCGCCAGCAATGTTGCCGATTACATCCGCCGCGTCAAAGATCGTGAAGTCTTGTTGATGGGCTTTGGCCATCGCGTCTACAAGAACTACGATCCTCGCGCTGCGATCGTCAAGAAGCTGGCCTACGATGTGTTTGAAGTCGTTGGGCGCAACCCAATGATCGACATTGCCTTGGAACTTGAAAAGATTGCGCTCGAAGACGATTATTTTGTCTCACGCAAGCTATACCCCAATGTCGATTTCTACACGGGCATTATTTACCAAGCAATGAAATTCCCTGTTGATATGTTCCCAGTGCTGTTTGCTATTCCCCGCACGGTCGGTTGGTTGGCCCAGTGGGATGAAATGCATAACGACAAGGAAACTTCAATCGCTCGCCCACGCCAGATTTACACTGGTTATGATGCTCGCGATTTCGTCCCAGTCGAAAAACGCGGCTAA
- a CDS encoding MFS transporter has product MSLDTLKPTTTNPIENWSQIVWKPRFFAIWLGQASSLVGSALTQFVLIWWITQTVGTAQALSLAGMMALLPQAVFGPIGGIIADRWNRRLIMISSDLISAISMIILIGLFATEQIQLWHIYTLMFVRSTMQAFQSPAATASTSQLVPPDWLTRAAGMNQIILGLMSVAAAPLGALAMSLFSLEGALMIDVVTALLAITPLLFYKVPQTRQAAEDQASMWHDFRSGFSMILHHRGLTLMYGLTLLMVAVLIPTFVLTPLLIQQEFGGGVERVALMEGMGGLGMLIGGLMISIMQFSMRRIVLVLVMFALSSAMVGLAGLVPSSLFWVAVVLWFISGVTYTIGNAPIIAIVQTIVPNQMQGRALSLYSTMIGLAGPLTLPLTGPLSELIGIRMIFIGGGFIAALVCCLAFLSSSILRIEQTPITTDH; this is encoded by the coding sequence ATGAGCCTTGATACGCTCAAACCCACAACGACCAACCCAATCGAAAACTGGAGCCAGATTGTTTGGAAGCCACGCTTTTTCGCCATTTGGCTGGGCCAAGCTAGCTCATTGGTTGGCAGTGCCTTGACCCAATTTGTATTAATTTGGTGGATCACCCAAACCGTCGGCACGGCCCAAGCCTTATCGCTCGCTGGAATGATGGCCTTACTGCCACAAGCAGTATTTGGGCCAATCGGCGGCATCATCGCCGATCGCTGGAATCGCCGCCTGATTATGATTAGCAGTGACCTAATTTCAGCCATCAGCATGATTATTTTGATTGGGCTTTTTGCGACCGAGCAGATTCAGCTTTGGCATATTTACACGCTGATGTTTGTGCGCAGCACGATGCAGGCCTTTCAAAGCCCCGCCGCAACCGCCAGCACCAGCCAACTTGTACCGCCCGATTGGCTAACTCGCGCAGCTGGCATGAACCAGATTATTTTGGGTTTGATGAGTGTGGCGGCGGCTCCACTTGGCGCATTGGCGATGAGCTTATTCTCATTAGAAGGCGCATTGATGATCGATGTGGTCACCGCGCTGCTAGCAATTACGCCATTATTGTTCTATAAAGTTCCCCAAACCCGCCAAGCTGCCGAGGATCAAGCCAGCATGTGGCACGATTTTCGCAGCGGCTTCAGCATGATTCTGCACCATCGCGGCTTAACTTTAATGTATGGATTAACCTTGTTGATGGTGGCGGTGTTGATTCCAACCTTCGTTTTGACTCCATTGCTGATTCAGCAAGAATTTGGCGGCGGGGTTGAGCGGGTTGCTTTGATGGAAGGTATGGGCGGTTTGGGCATGTTGATCGGTGGGCTGATGATCAGCATCATGCAGTTTTCCATGCGCCGAATTGTCTTGGTGTTGGTGATGTTTGCGCTCTCGTCAGCGATGGTTGGCTTAGCCGGGCTTGTGCCTAGCTCGCTGTTTTGGGTCGCCGTGGTTTTATGGTTTATCAGCGGTGTAACCTATACCATCGGCAATGCGCCAATCATTGCGATTGTGCAAACGATTGTGCCCAACCAGATGCAAGGGCGTGCCCTCTCACTCTATTCAACCATGATTGGCTTGGCTGGACCGCTGACCTTGCCCCTGACTGGGCCACTCAGCGAATTGATTGGCATTCGCATGATTTTTATTGGCGGTGGATTTATTGCCGCCTTGGTGTGCTGTTTGGCGTTTCTATCGTCCAGCATTTTGCGCATTGAGCAAACGCCAATTACCACCGATCATTAA
- a CDS encoding S8 family serine peptidase has protein sequence MNRFRLSRLLLSGLLFATLISTNRSPLTPVINAAAPDQSNAATTKILLANTASATQSRLLANQAQLLQTYEHFSLWQVPTTQLERLSIADAQAIQTRPDFDLIYLRNTTINTQQGQAAVPSALRQTRSNAGQYWLVQFVGPTKTAWLEQLTALGLEISVAMPQNGFLVWGDGASLALLDRLVEADSFVQWAGPYHPAYRIAPALQAQLTAVNSNGLDVTLQLHSGSGSNELIKAILAQATSVYLEPSKVLNFINLSVQLPTSVVAELVQHPALYNLEPWSAPELLDEVQNQLVAGNITVDVNSQAHEPSGPGYLAWLASKGFSTDPADYPIVNLVDSGLDQGSPTTGLSPDFYQLGSTANPSRIVAMNNCTRNPDTSDVDGHGTLNAGIIAGYNAQTGAPYVDAAGYSLGLGVAPYGRLAITQVIRDGGPFELNNCGKNYQGLVGAGFATGATITNNSWGMDSDEGLYDSAAQAYDALTRDASSTTAGNQEMLHVFAVGNSHSEQSVDSPASAKNVLAVGATESVRDHGIADICGYDVADNAADIAAFSAAGPTADQRIKPDLLAPGIHIQAQASQNPGYDGSSFCSFDPVFYPAGQTTYTWSSGTSVAAPAVAGAAALASEYYGRVLNPGRSASPAMLKALLLNSPRYLAAPAERAGGNLPTIHQGWGAVNLQALVDGTPQIVEDQLVHLQESGEGYQLSATISDSSKPLRLSLVWSDAPGSTTGAAYVNDLDLEVLINGQTYRGNVFDGAFSVSGGTADARNNVENIFLPAGMSGQIQVKVIATALNGDGIPNNADATDQDFALVVYNATTTPAAHLQAEAPILSAVIGNANGLIEPGETLDLAIPLTNHGNANATAVQASLQVLSGTLTISNPTVQYGLIEPSTTVTATQAYRISMPVSAGCGAQMLLRQTVSFNNGQTVAQDFSFVAGSAILSSPTRVSYSGTSIGIPDDPFEYVTVPLSVSQSLTIADLNVLINIRHGYVADLDVALIAPDGTAINLTNDNGFGGDHFINTEFDDQATQFITAVQASDAPFTGRYRPEEPLSRFNGHNSQGIWTLQINDDTEDDSGTFVGFSLDFASAAYQCQPSGLSISGPAHGLINQPVNLAASLASAPIGVEYQWDFGDGQQANGASVSHAYSSNGTYTVAVTATNALGTTTATHQITIDQQFHYYLPLVVKQP, from the coding sequence ATGAATCGTTTTCGCCTAAGTCGCTTGCTGCTGAGCGGCTTGCTTTTTGCCACGCTCATCAGTACAAACCGTTCGCCGCTTACTCCAGTGATCAATGCCGCAGCGCCCGATCAGTCGAATGCGGCAACCACGAAAATTCTGCTGGCCAATACTGCCTCGGCTACCCAAAGCCGTTTGTTGGCAAATCAAGCCCAATTGTTGCAAACCTATGAGCATTTCTCGTTGTGGCAAGTGCCGACAACGCAGCTTGAAAGACTTTCCATCGCCGATGCTCAAGCAATTCAAACTCGCCCCGACTTTGATTTAATCTATTTGCGCAATACGACGATTAATACCCAACAAGGCCAAGCCGCAGTACCAAGCGCCTTGCGCCAAACCCGTAGCAACGCAGGCCAATATTGGTTGGTGCAATTTGTTGGGCCGACCAAAACTGCATGGCTTGAGCAATTAACCGCGCTTGGGCTTGAGATCAGCGTGGCCATGCCTCAAAATGGTTTTTTGGTTTGGGGTGATGGCGCAAGTTTAGCCTTGCTTGATCGCTTGGTTGAAGCCGATTCGTTTGTGCAATGGGCTGGCCCATATCATCCAGCCTATCGGATTGCCCCTGCCTTGCAAGCCCAATTAACGGCTGTCAACTCTAATGGATTGGATGTGACGCTTCAGTTGCATTCTGGGAGCGGTTCCAATGAACTAATCAAGGCAATTTTAGCCCAGGCAACCAGCGTTTATCTTGAGCCAAGTAAGGTTTTGAACTTTATCAACCTTTCGGTGCAGTTGCCTACTTCGGTGGTTGCCGAATTAGTTCAGCATCCGGCGTTGTATAACCTTGAGCCATGGTCGGCTCCTGAGTTGCTGGATGAAGTTCAAAATCAATTGGTTGCTGGCAATATTACGGTCGATGTTAATAGTCAAGCTCATGAGCCAAGTGGCCCAGGTTATTTGGCTTGGCTGGCGAGCAAAGGCTTTTCGACCGATCCTGCCGATTATCCGATTGTGAATCTGGTTGATAGTGGGCTCGATCAAGGCTCACCGACCACTGGCTTGAGTCCAGATTTTTATCAATTGGGCAGCACTGCCAACCCAAGCCGAATTGTGGCGATGAATAATTGCACGCGCAACCCTGATACTAGCGATGTTGATGGTCATGGCACGCTCAATGCGGGGATTATTGCTGGCTATAATGCCCAAACTGGTGCACCCTATGTTGATGCTGCTGGTTATAGCTTGGGCTTGGGAGTTGCACCCTATGGTCGGCTGGCGATAACCCAAGTTATTCGTGATGGTGGCCCGTTTGAGCTAAATAATTGTGGCAAAAATTATCAAGGCTTGGTTGGGGCCGGTTTTGCCACAGGTGCGACGATTACCAACAATAGTTGGGGTATGGATAGTGACGAAGGCCTCTATGATTCGGCGGCTCAAGCCTACGATGCGCTAACCCGCGATGCTAGCAGCACGACCGCTGGCAACCAAGAGATGTTGCATGTCTTTGCAGTCGGCAATAGCCACAGCGAGCAATCGGTTGATTCGCCTGCAAGCGCCAAAAATGTGCTGGCTGTTGGCGCGACCGAGAGCGTGCGCGACCATGGAATTGCTGATATTTGTGGTTATGACGTTGCCGATAATGCTGCTGATATTGCGGCGTTTTCGGCGGCTGGCCCAACTGCTGATCAACGGATCAAACCTGATTTGCTAGCTCCTGGGATTCATATTCAAGCTCAAGCCTCGCAAAACCCAGGCTATGATGGTAGCTCGTTTTGCTCCTTTGACCCAGTTTTCTACCCCGCAGGCCAAACTACCTATACTTGGTCAAGTGGTACGAGCGTTGCGGCCCCGGCAGTAGCGGGTGCAGCAGCCTTGGCCAGCGAATATTATGGGCGGGTGCTCAACCCTGGGCGCAGTGCAAGCCCGGCCATGCTCAAAGCGTTGTTGCTCAATAGCCCACGCTATCTAGCAGCTCCTGCTGAACGAGCGGGCGGCAATTTACCAACTATCCACCAAGGTTGGGGTGCAGTTAATCTACAAGCTTTGGTCGATGGTACGCCGCAGATTGTCGAAGATCAACTGGTGCATTTGCAGGAATCTGGTGAAGGATATCAATTGAGCGCAACCATCAGCGATAGCAGCAAGCCTTTGCGGCTCTCGTTGGTTTGGAGCGATGCGCCTGGGAGCACGACTGGCGCGGCCTATGTCAACGATCTTGATCTCGAAGTGTTGATCAATGGCCAAACCTATCGCGGCAATGTGTTTGATGGCGCTTTCTCGGTTAGTGGCGGGACTGCTGATGCTCGCAATAATGTTGAAAACATCTTCTTGCCGGCTGGGATGAGCGGCCAAATTCAGGTCAAGGTGATTGCAACTGCGCTGAATGGCGACGGTATTCCGAATAATGCTGATGCGACCGACCAAGATTTTGCCTTGGTAGTCTACAATGCCACAACGACTCCCGCTGCCCATCTTCAAGCTGAGGCTCCGATACTTTCAGCGGTAATCGGCAATGCTAATGGCTTGATCGAGCCAGGTGAAACGCTCGATTTGGCGATTCCTTTGACCAATCATGGGAATGCCAACGCCACGGCAGTTCAGGCAAGTTTGCAAGTCTTATCGGGCACACTGACAATTAGCAACCCGACCGTGCAATATGGCTTAATTGAACCATCCACAACCGTCACGGCAACCCAAGCCTATCGCATCAGTATGCCCGTATCGGCTGGATGTGGCGCACAGATGCTCTTGCGCCAGACCGTGAGCTTCAACAATGGCCAAACTGTTGCGCAAGATTTTAGCTTTGTGGCTGGCTCAGCGATTCTTTCAAGCCCAACCCGTGTGAGCTATAGCGGCACAAGCATTGGTATTCCTGATGATCCATTTGAATATGTAACAGTTCCGTTGAGCGTCAGTCAGTCACTGACAATTGCCGATCTGAATGTATTGATCAATATTCGCCATGGCTATGTTGCCGATTTAGATGTTGCCTTGATTGCACCCGATGGCACGGCGATCAATTTGACTAACGATAATGGTTTTGGCGGCGATCACTTCATCAATACCGAATTTGATGATCAAGCAACCCAATTTATTACGGCAGTTCAAGCCAGCGATGCACCGTTTACTGGGCGCTATCGGCCTGAAGAACCACTCAGTCGTTTCAATGGCCACAATAGCCAAGGGATTTGGACGCTACAGATCAATGATGATACCGAAGATGATAGCGGAACGTTTGTTGGCTTTAGCCTTGATTTTGCTAGCGCCGCTTATCAGTGTCAGCCAAGTGGCCTAAGCATTAGTGGGCCAGCTCACGGCCTGATCAATCAGCCAGTTAATTTGGCGGCAAGCTTAGCCAGCGCTCCGATCGGAGTCGAATATCAATGGGACTTTGGCGATGGTCAGCAGGCCAACGGTGCAAGCGTAAGCCACGCCTATAGCTCCAATGGCACGTATACCGTGGCTGTCACTGCGACCAATGCGCTTGGTACTACCACGGCAACCCATCAGATTACGATCGATCAGCAGTTTCATTATTATCTGCCATTGGTCGTCAAGCAACCCTAA